Proteins found in one Cellulomonas palmilytica genomic segment:
- the hisD gene encoding histidinol dehydrogenase, translating to MISRIDLRGRTLSRRELLAELPRAEVDVEHAGAQVAPILDAVREQGAAALRHLAERFDGVRPEHLRVPARALADAVDQLDPQVRAALEETIARVRKVHAAQRPAGFTVEVAPGAQVRQRWIPVRRVGLYVPGGLAVYPSSVVMNVVAAQEAGVEALAVASPPQKDRGGLPDATVLATCALLGVDEVYAVGGAQAVGMFAYGADGETETDGAVLCEPVDVVTGPGNVYVAAAKRLVRGVVGIDAEAGPTEIAILADGTADPVHVAADLISQAEHDPLAASVLVTPSVELAGAVEAKLVDLVESTFHRARVATALDGTQSAVVLVDDLEAGLAVVNAYGAEHLEIQTADAAAVADRVTSAGAIFVGPFSPVSLGDYMAGSNHVLPTGGCAHFTSGLGVHSFVRAVQVIEYDADALGAVADRIVAFANAEGLPAHGDAVRARF from the coding sequence ATGATCTCCCGCATCGACCTGCGTGGTCGCACGCTGTCCCGCCGTGAGCTCCTCGCCGAGCTGCCCCGTGCGGAGGTCGACGTGGAGCACGCGGGCGCGCAGGTCGCGCCGATCCTCGACGCGGTGCGCGAGCAGGGCGCGGCCGCGCTGCGCCACCTCGCCGAGCGGTTCGACGGCGTGCGCCCCGAGCACCTGCGGGTTCCCGCTCGCGCTCTCGCGGACGCGGTCGACCAGCTGGACCCCCAGGTCCGCGCGGCGCTGGAGGAGACGATCGCGCGCGTGCGGAAGGTGCACGCGGCGCAGCGGCCCGCCGGGTTCACGGTCGAGGTCGCGCCGGGCGCCCAGGTGCGCCAGCGCTGGATCCCCGTGCGGCGCGTCGGGCTGTACGTGCCGGGCGGGCTCGCGGTGTACCCGTCGTCGGTCGTCATGAACGTCGTCGCCGCCCAGGAGGCGGGCGTGGAGGCGCTCGCGGTCGCGAGCCCTCCGCAGAAGGACCGCGGCGGCCTGCCGGACGCGACGGTCCTGGCGACGTGCGCGCTGCTCGGCGTCGACGAGGTGTACGCCGTGGGCGGCGCGCAGGCGGTCGGCATGTTCGCGTACGGCGCGGACGGCGAGACCGAGACGGACGGCGCGGTGCTGTGCGAGCCGGTCGACGTCGTGACGGGCCCGGGCAACGTGTACGTCGCGGCCGCGAAGCGCCTGGTGCGCGGCGTGGTCGGCATCGACGCCGAGGCGGGTCCCACCGAGATCGCGATCCTCGCGGACGGCACGGCGGATCCGGTGCACGTCGCGGCGGACCTCATCAGCCAGGCCGAGCACGACCCGCTGGCCGCCTCCGTGCTGGTCACGCCGAGCGTCGAGCTCGCGGGCGCGGTCGAGGCCAAGCTCGTCGACCTCGTCGAGTCGACGTTCCACCGGGCGCGCGTCGCCACCGCGCTGGACGGCACGCAGTCCGCCGTGGTGCTGGTCGACGACCTCGAGGCGGGCCTCGCCGTGGTCAACGCGTACGGTGCGGAGCACCTCGAGATCCAGACGGCCGACGCCGCGGCGGTGGCGGACCGGGTCACGAGCGCGGGGGCGATCTTCGTCGGCCCGTTCTCGCCCGTGTCGCTGGGCGACTACATGGCGGGCTCGAACCACGTCCTGCCGACGGGCGGCTGCGCGCACTTCACGAGCGGCCTGGGCGTGCACTCGTTCGTCCGCGCGGTCCAGGTGATCGAGTACGACGCGGACGCGCTCGGGGCCGTGGCCGACCGGATCGTCGCGTTCGCGAACGCCGAGGGCCTGCCCGCGCACGGCGACGCCGTGCGCGCGCGGTTCTGA
- a CDS encoding histidinol-phosphate transaminase, translated as MSQPVTDAAASTAPGAPRLPIRPELAGLEPYGAPQLDVPVLLNVNENPYAPSEQVVADIAAAVADAARGLNRYPDRDFEALRTDLAAYLLAESGVVLRAEQIWAANGSNEVMLHLLQAFGGPGRTALSFAPTYSMYPEYARDTSTAWVAGRRAEDFSLDPQAARAAIADHAPSVVLLASPNNPTGTALPLETVRAVLDAAAQVPGGCVVVVDEAYGEFRRAGTPSALELLEEHPHLAVSRTMSKAFGLAGARVGYLAASRALVDALRVVRLPYHLSAVTQAVARAALAHSAELMAQVGSLRDERDALVAWLRGRGLQVADSDANFVLFGLFDDRRAVWQGLLDRGVLVREVGPPGWLRVSVGTPDETQAFKDALVEVAGL; from the coding sequence GTGAGCCAGCCCGTGACCGACGCCGCAGCATCGACCGCGCCCGGGGCGCCGCGCCTGCCGATCCGGCCCGAGCTCGCCGGGCTCGAGCCGTACGGCGCGCCTCAGCTGGACGTGCCGGTGCTGCTCAACGTCAACGAGAACCCGTACGCGCCGTCGGAGCAGGTCGTGGCGGACATCGCCGCGGCCGTCGCGGACGCCGCGCGGGGGCTCAACCGCTACCCGGACCGCGACTTCGAGGCGCTGCGCACGGACCTCGCGGCGTACCTGCTCGCGGAGTCGGGCGTCGTGCTGCGCGCGGAGCAGATCTGGGCCGCCAACGGGTCGAACGAGGTCATGCTGCACCTGCTGCAGGCGTTCGGCGGGCCGGGCCGGACCGCGCTGTCGTTCGCGCCCACGTACTCGATGTACCCGGAGTACGCGCGCGACACGAGCACCGCGTGGGTCGCGGGGCGGCGAGCCGAGGACTTCAGCCTCGACCCGCAGGCCGCGCGGGCCGCGATCGCCGACCACGCGCCGTCGGTCGTGCTGCTCGCGAGCCCCAACAACCCGACGGGCACCGCGCTGCCGCTCGAGACCGTCCGCGCGGTGCTCGACGCCGCCGCGCAGGTGCCGGGCGGCTGCGTCGTCGTGGTCGACGAGGCGTACGGCGAGTTCCGCCGTGCGGGCACGCCGTCGGCGCTCGAGCTCCTGGAGGAGCACCCGCACCTCGCGGTGAGCCGCACGATGTCCAAGGCGTTCGGGCTCGCGGGTGCCCGGGTGGGCTACCTGGCGGCGTCGCGCGCGCTCGTCGACGCGTTGCGCGTCGTGCGGCTGCCGTACCACCTGTCGGCGGTCACGCAGGCGGTCGCGCGCGCGGCGCTCGCGCACTCGGCCGAGCTGATGGCCCAGGTGGGCTCGCTGCGCGACGAGCGGGACGCGCTCGTGGCGTGGCTGCGCGGGCGTGGTCTGCAGGTCGCGGACTCCGACGCGAACTTCGTGCTGTTCGGCCTCTTCGACGACCGGCGTGCGGTGTGGCAAGGTCTGCTCGACCGCGGAGTCCTGGTCCGG